A window of Babylonia areolata isolate BAREFJ2019XMU chromosome 2, ASM4173473v1, whole genome shotgun sequence contains these coding sequences:
- the LOC143299128 gene encoding dermatopontin-like: MLRLLLTVSCLAVATVAWLNDFDQPVHFECPANTFLSHVNSMHNNDKEDRVWDLGCAAVPLEEAITQNCAWTNYVNQYDQPVTYQCPNEGFITGMASVHDNGHEDRRFQFRCCDVAGTLLHSCYFTDWENDWDGILDFIVPSGKILRGVDSFHRNDKEDRRFKFEICDIHRYP; the protein is encoded by the exons ATGCTGCGCCTTCTGCTGACGGTGAGTTGCCTGGCCGTGGCGACGGTGGCCTGGCTGAACGACTTTGACCAGCCTGTGCACTTTGAGTGCCCGGCCAACACCTTCCTCTCCCACGTCAACAGCATGCACAACAACGATAAAGAGGACCGGGTCTGGGACCTGGGCTGTGCCGCCGTGCCCTTGGAAGAGGCCATCACCCAGAACTGCGCGTGGACCA ATTACGTGAACCAGTATGATCAGCCGGTGACGTACCAGTGCCCGAACGAGGGATTCATCACAGGCATGGCCAGCGTTCATGATAATGGCCATGAGGACCGCCGCTTCCAGTTCCGGTGCTGTGACGTTGCAg GGACTCTGTTGCATTCGTGTTACTTCACTGACTGGGAGAATGACTGGGACGGAATTCTCGATTTTATTGTTCCAAGCGGCAAGATCCTCAGAGGTGTTGACAGCTTCCACCGGAACGACAAAGA GGATCGTCGCTTCAAGTTTGAAATTTGCGACATTCACCGCTATCCTTGA